TTTCAACGCTGGCGACGATCATTGCGCCTACCAGCACCACGGCCATGGGGCCACGCTCGGTATCGAACAGGCAGACCACGCGCTCGTTGCGGGCGAACAGTTCCGGCACATTTTCCGCGGTGGTCTGGTTGACCGAAAACAGCCGGCCGGGCACGTAGACCATTTCCTTCAGGGTGCCGCCCAGCGGCATATGGACGCGATGGTAATCCTTCGGCGAGAGGTACACGGTGGCGAACTGGCCGCCCATGAACGGCGCGGCACGCTCAGCGTCGCCACCCAGGAGTTCGACGGCGCTGAAACTGTGGCCCTTGGCCTGGAAGATACGGCCGTGTTCGATGGCGCCGAGTTGGCTGATCGCGCCATCGGCGGGGCTGAGAATGGCGCCAGGGGTTTCATCCAGCGGGCGCGCGCCGTCTTTCAGAGCGCGGGTGAAGAACGCGTTGAAGTGTTCGAAGGCGCGCAGGTCTTCGACCTGAGCTTCGCTCATGTTGACCTGGTACTGCTTGGCGAACCAGGCAATCAGCGGGTTCTTCAGCCAGCCGATGCGGCATTCGGCCACGCAGCCGACCAGACGTGACAGCAGGTGATGCGGCAGCAGGTACTGGCTGAGGATAAAAAGACGTTGTTTCATCGTGTTTCCTTGAGGGTTTGAGCCGGCGCTGGCACGGCCAGGTCGGGGTAACTGATGGCCGTTCGCTCAGCGCTCGATGGGGGTGTCGGGCCGATTGCCCCATTCTGACCAGGAGCCGGCATAGGCCTTCACGCGCGGATAGCCGAGCGCCTTGGCCACCACGTAACTGAGGCCGGAG
This region of Pseudomonas wenzhouensis genomic DNA includes:
- the asd gene encoding archaetidylserine decarboxylase (Phosphatidylserine decarboxylase is synthesized as a single chain precursor. Generation of the pyruvoyl active site from a Ser is coupled to cleavage of a Gly-Ser bond between the larger (beta) and smaller (alpha chains). It is an integral membrane protein.), whose protein sequence is MKQRLFILSQYLLPHHLLSRLVGCVAECRIGWLKNPLIAWFAKQYQVNMSEAQVEDLRAFEHFNAFFTRALKDGARPLDETPGAILSPADGAISQLGAIEHGRIFQAKGHSFSAVELLGGDAERAAPFMGGQFATVYLSPKDYHRVHMPLGGTLKEMVYVPGRLFSVNQTTAENVPELFARNERVVCLFDTERGPMAVVLVGAMIVASVETVWAGLVTPPRRELKSTRYDAAARGPIELAKGAEMGRFKLGSTAIVLFGPNQVQWAEELAAGSPVRMGQRLGNAQA